Genomic window (uncultured Hyphomonas sp.):
AACGGCCTGGCCGACCAGCTGGCCGAAGTGTTCGGCGGCAAGGCGACGATCACCGAAGCGCCGTTTACCGGGCTGGTGGATCTCGGCGCCGAGGGCAAGGTCGAATGGGCCATCGCCTGGACGCAGGCCGGTTTCGGCGAGAGCGATGGCTTTGCCCGCTCCTATTGTAACACCATCCCGACGCCCGAAGGCGGCACGCACGAGGCGGGCTTCCGCGCGGCGATCACCAAGGGCCTGCGCAATTTCGGTGAGCTGACCGGCAACAAGAAAGCCAGCGACATCACGGCAGACGACATCATGGGCCATTCGGGCCTGTTGCTGTCCGTCTTCATCCGCGGGCCGGAATTCGTCGGGCAGACGAAGGACAAGCTGTCGACCACTGCCGCCTTCCGCCTCGTCGAGAACGCTGTGCGCGACCGGTTCGACCACTGGCTGGCCGGCAGCCCCAAGGAAGCCGACAAGCTGCTAACCTGGGCGATCGACCGCGCCGATGAGCGCGCGCGCCGCAGAAAACAGAAAGAAATCAACCGCAAATCCGCCACCAAGAAGCTGCGCCTGCCGGGCAAGCTGGCGGACTGTTCGGAAAAAGGCCCGGACGAGACCGAGCTGTTCCTCGTCGAGGGCGACTCGGCCGGCGGCAGCGCCAAACAGGCGCGCGACCGGAAAACCCAGGCCATCCTGCCCCTGCGCGGCAAGATCCTGAACGTCGAGAGCGCCTCGGCCGACAAGATGATGGCCAACCAGGAGATCAACGATCTCGCGCTCGCCCTCGGCACGCAGCTCGGCAAGAAATTCTCCATCGACGATCTGCGCTATGAGCGCATCATCATCATGACCGACGCCGACGTGGACGGCGCCCACATCGCGGCGCTGCTGATCACGTTCTTCTATCGCATGACGCCGGGACTCATTGAATCCGGACGGCTTTTCCTGGCCATGCCGCCGCTCTACAAGCTCTCCAACAAGGGCACGATCGTCTATGCGATGGACGATGAGGACCGCGCGGCGAAGATGAAAGCGCACTTCAAGCCGAACCAGAAAGTCGACATGACGCGCTTCAAGGGCCTCGGCGAGATGAACCCGGCCCAGCTGAAAGAGACCACGATGAACCCGGCCAGCCGCGTCCTCGCCCGCGTGACGCTGCCGGATTCCATGGACGAGCTGACCGAGATGAAACCTGCCGAACTCATCAACACGCTGATGGGCAAAAAGGCAGAGCTGCGTTTCCGCTTCATCCAGGAAAACGCCGCCTTTGTGGAAGACCTGGACATTTAGACGGGGTCCGGATCGGCGCTTCGCGCCTCACATGACCCCGGCTCAGGGCTGCTGGCGCTCAGGCGTCCGGCTTTGGGGCGTGTTGGACAAGGTGTTGGATAAGTGCCCCGCCAGACCCTCACGAACACCGTCTACAGACCGTCTATGGACCCTCTATAGCCTGCCCGCGGAGCCCCGGAGGGGGCGGCGCCCCCCCTATTCCTTCGGCAGCCGTTTCATGTGCACGTCGCGCGCGACATGCACGACCGGGCGGATCGCGAAAAAGACCGAGCCGATCAGGAACAGCCACGTCCCCGCCGTCACCGTCGCCGTCTTGAAGAACAGGACCGAGCCGATAATGAACATGATCGCCGCCAGCGCATCCACACAGTCATAGGCCGTGCCATAGGCCACATAGACCTGCTTGTGGCGCGGCGTGGTGAAACGCATTCCTTCGGTCATGACAGCCCTTTCTCAATTCTGCTTTGAGCTGGCTGGGTGCCGGTTACAGGCTTTGCTGTAAACCAACGACGCTGACTTTCGCATCAACATCAAATCTTGGCCGCCACTTACGGAACGCACATATCTCCGCCCCAGAGATCTCGCCGCCGGAAACCGATTTGGTTAACGATTTATGAAAAAAACAAAATGTTCGCTTTTTGTTCACTTGACTCGAAACGAATCCTTGATTCGTCAGAGAATCGCCTGTACACTTTAGGTGGCAGGTAAGCGCCGGGCAGCCCCGAGTGGACTAACGTCCGCAGCACCCTAAGCGGTGTGGTACAGGGGTCCGGGGACCTGCCACTTTTTTTTTACTTCCAACTTTCAAAAAAGAGCCTCTGTTCGTCGCTCAACGGCGAGCGCTCATCGATTCGTGGAACGTGAGTGATGCCGCAATCATAAGGCGATTTTCCAGGCATCTTCAGAATACGCGGACGCAATAGATCGGCATACGAACGTTCAAACATACCAAAGTTATTCGGCTCAACAGCCTTAAAGAACGCACTTGTAGCAATATCGGCCAATTGGAGTCCGGCTCGAGAAACATGATCCAATGCCTCTATGCGGTCTGGATCAATAACATCCCAATCAATACGACCGGGAGAATACTTAATCTCTTTGCCATCGCGGATGAGCATCATGTATTCTCGGAATTCGTCGTAGCTCATTCCACCACGCCTCGAAAATACGATCTTCGCCCGACAAGGCCCATCTCCTTTGTGCGTCGCCTTAATACACTTCGAGACGCGCTCAATCAGCCATCTCGTCAAATAGTTATGCAGATGATTTTTCTGCTTGAACTGCTCGAGGAGCTTTGGCCGAACATCCAATAAAGTCGCCTTGTTTGACATGGCCACCGCAACGCCAACTTTCTTTTGCGATAGCACTTGGCACGCAAAACGTCGCTGATCATGCTTCAAGCTCTTAAAATGGATGTCTCGTCGCTGTCGGTTTGGCAGCCCATTAAGTATCTCATCCCGCCACGACACCAATTTTGTGTCGTTGGCACGCCGCACAACTATAGCTCCGACCACGAACCAATGCGATTGGCCAGATTCGTTCCCAGCGCCTTTCAATTTCCCTAAGCCGTCATCCCCGGCTTCATCGATATAAATTACATATTCAAACGCCATCGCCCGCACTTGAAGCAGCTATCTCTTCGATCAAAGATCTAGTCGACTCAACTTCAATCCAATCCCTAGAAACCCAAACATGCCGAGCGAGATCCCGAAGAAGCTTAACTTCAGCCAAATAAACCTACAATCGGAAATCCAAAACCATTTTTCTTATAAATTACCGAACAGTTCACGCAAATTAGTTGAATCTCGAAGAGACCACAGCCTGCCACAAGCTCTAATGCCCCGTGCTTGCGTACGATCCTGTTGTGAAGCGCTCGATCCACCCCACCAATTGCTAATCCCACCGCAGCGGCCTAAATGCTCTCCATGAGCAAAAATCTGAAAATCCTGGTCGCGCAGCTCAATCCTGTGGTGGGGGACATCAAGGGGAACCTTGAGCTGGCGCGCGGGGCGTATGCCGAGGCGAAGGACAAAGGCGCTGACCTGCTTGTCCTCTCCGAACTGTTCATTCTTGGCTATCCGGCCGAGGATCTGGTGCTGAAACCGGCCGCCGTGGCAGACTCCATGAAGGCGGTGCAGGCCCTCGCCGCGGAGACCGAAGGCGGCCCGGCCGTAATCATCGGCAGCCCCTGGATGGACGGGAAGAAACGGCACAATTCCGCCGTGCTGCTGAAAGATGGCGCGGTGGCCGGGCGCTATGACAAGCGCGAGCTGCCGAATTATGGCGTGTTCGACGAGAAGCGCATCTTCGATGCCGGCGAAGGCCCCCTGCCCGTGTTCGACCTTGGCGGCATGAAGATCGGC
Coding sequences:
- a CDS encoding YrhK family protein, which codes for MTEGMRFTTPRHKQVYVAYGTAYDCVDALAAIMFIIGSVLFFKTATVTAGTWLFLIGSVFFAIRPVVHVARDVHMKRLPKE
- the parE gene encoding DNA topoisomerase IV subunit B, translating into MAAAKQAKLFDQMSSDNSGYSAKDIEVLEGLEPVRKRPGMYIGGTDERAYHHLFAEVLDNAMDEAVAGHANRIEIHLDAEGYLTVSDNGRGIPVDPHPKFPKKSALEVIMTTLHSGGKFSDKAYATAGGLHGVGISVVNALSERVEVEVARDKRLYRQCFSRGLVEGKLEKVGAAPNRRGTSVKFKPDHQIFGEKMRWRPARLFQMARSKAYLYRGVEVRWACDPSLLPEDSKIPAEATLSYPNGLADQLAEVFGGKATITEAPFTGLVDLGAEGKVEWAIAWTQAGFGESDGFARSYCNTIPTPEGGTHEAGFRAAITKGLRNFGELTGNKKASDITADDIMGHSGLLLSVFIRGPEFVGQTKDKLSTTAAFRLVENAVRDRFDHWLAGSPKEADKLLTWAIDRADERARRRKQKEINRKSATKKLRLPGKLADCSEKGPDETELFLVEGDSAGGSAKQARDRKTQAILPLRGKILNVESASADKMMANQEINDLALALGTQLGKKFSIDDLRYERIIIMTDADVDGAHIAALLITFFYRMTPGLIESGRLFLAMPPLYKLSNKGTIVYAMDDEDRAAKMKAHFKPNQKVDMTRFKGLGEMNPAQLKETTMNPASRVLARVTLPDSMDELTEMKPAELINTLMGKKAELRFRFIQENAAFVEDLDI
- a CDS encoding DUF3800 domain-containing protein, which gives rise to MAFEYVIYIDEAGDDGLGKLKGAGNESGQSHWFVVGAIVVRRANDTKLVSWRDEILNGLPNRQRRDIHFKSLKHDQRRFACQVLSQKKVGVAVAMSNKATLLDVRPKLLEQFKQKNHLHNYLTRWLIERVSKCIKATHKGDGPCRAKIVFSRRGGMSYDEFREYMMLIRDGKEIKYSPGRIDWDVIDPDRIEALDHVSRAGLQLADIATSAFFKAVEPNNFGMFERSYADLLRPRILKMPGKSPYDCGITHVPRIDERSPLSDEQRLFFESWK